From the genome of Fundulus heteroclitus isolate FHET01 chromosome 7, MU-UCD_Fhet_4.1, whole genome shotgun sequence, one region includes:
- the LOC110369585 gene encoding probable G-protein coupled receptor 34: MENQNGMLNSTASPNSSQASAVNGSESQCEVDHTMLQMPLAVLYSIIFLLGLTGNLLALWVFFFVQCKRNSMRVFLINLALSDVLLALCLPFRIQYHLVGNRWTLWPWLCKLVGYFLYMNMYISITLLGVISVDRYLKIYGSVRIRRKMQSPTWSVVACVIIWALSLALMLPFVTAKSENSEMCFHYRRIEKEESWKAKINIAVLVAFWLVFISLTVSYGRIGQKLRWRSQERPDLPTAPHYSRVARKSFFILFLFFVCFVPYHVSRGFYIKTQITEVSCDWRNLADKINEISLVISTLNSCLDPVMFFLLSATVRREVGRFVSSVLRVRGGGGAIRTTSSTDLDSKTDRRQSNVHFVCNLNEKETASSSSE, from the exons ATGGAGAATCAAAACGGCATGCTGAACTCCACAGCGTCTCCAAACAGCTCTCAGGCTTCAGCCGTGAACGGGTCTGAGTCACAATGTGAAGTGGACCACACAATGCTGCAGATGCCGCTGGCCGTGCTCTACTCCATCATCTTCCTCCTGGGCCTCACCGGGAACCTGCTGGCTCTCTGGGTTTTCTTCTTCGTTCAGTGCAAGAGGAACTCCATGCGGGTCTTCCTCATCAACCTGGCTCTGTCGGACGTGCTGCTGGCCCTCTGCCTGCCGTTCAGGATCCAGTACCACCTGGTGGGGAACCGGTGGACGCTGTGGCCCTGGCTGTGTAAACTTGTGGGCTACTTCTTGTACATGAACATGTACATCAGCATCACTCTGCTGGGGGTGATCAGCGTCGACCGCTACCTGAAGATCTACGGCAGCGTAAGGATCCGCCGTAAGATGCAGTCCCCGACGTGGAGCGTCGTCGCCTGCGTCATCATCTGGGCGCTGTCCCTAGCTCTCATGCTACCGTTCGTCACCGCAAAAAGTGAAAACTCAGAAAT GTGTTTCCACTACAGGAGAATTGAGAAGGAGGAGAGTTGGAAAGCCAAGATCAACATCGCTGTGCTGGTGGCCTTCTGGCTGGTCTTCATCTCCCTGACAGTGTCCTACGGAAGGATCGGCCAGAAGCTCCGCTGGAGATCGCAGGAGAGGCCGGACCTGCCCACCGCGCCCCATTACAGTCGAGTCGCCCGCAAGTCCTTCTTCATCCTCTTTCTCTTCTTCGTCTGTTTCGTTCCCTATCACGTCAGCCGGGGGTTCTACATAAAAACCCAGATCACGGAGGTGAGCTGTGACTGGAGGAACTTGGCGGATAAAATCAACGAGATATCGTTGGTGATTTCTACCCTCAACAGCTGCCTGGACCCCGTCATGTTCTTCCTGCTGTCCGCCACGGTGAGGCGGGAGGTGGGGCGCTTCGTGAGCAGCGTGCTTCGTGTCCGAGGCGGCGGCGGAGCCATTAGGACTACCTCCAGCACCGACCTGGACAGCAAGACCGATAGGAGGCAGTCAAATGTCCACTTTGTCTGCAATCTGAATGAGAAGGAAACGGCTTCATCCAGCTCTGAATGA